From Spirosoma aerolatum, one genomic window encodes:
- a CDS encoding outer membrane beta-barrel protein: MNTSQVSLKRFLIAVLFIFQCTLFINSAFGQSTGIISGVVVDSVTRKPLMEASISLMLAKDSSLVSFGITDGDGKFVFSKIAEGQYRVLVTYVGYRSRVKRVAITPNDHTVDAGTIDIVAQSQTLMEVSVQGEKAPIAVKGDTLEFNAGSFKTRPNAQVEELLKKLPGVEVDRDGAIKAQGQTVTKVLVDGKPFFGNDPKMATRNLPADIIDKVQLFDQSSEQSAFSGVDDGDREKTINITTKRDKRKGTFGQQSIAAGPKPGDDARYSARLSLNQFNNGRQISMLGMANNINQQGFTAQDLGLGNSFGGAGQGQGGGGGSNVVRGGAGGGSFGGGGQVGSSAITSSWAGGINYRDGWGKKIDVVSSYNISNTNTITDQSSHRVNVIPSAGSTTPTRSDAGFIRDQTNGSDNTNTNNRFNLRFDYRLDSLTTIRVIPSLSWLSSSYSNHSEATTRTSEGVMANTSQTNYNSTGNGFTGSNQLLFMRKFRKKGRTFSVNWSISANNQDNEGFNKSLNQYNGAFNGASTSLTTGIITKDTVTGITTQRIDQRNNQQTRSMTNTINVSYTEPLSLRQTLEFHYNLSDNHNTSNRAVNDFNGSTSQYDLPNTLLSNNFINDYVTNRGGLTWQTKRLKYTYAFGVDAQQASLNSDNLSNRDRSVNKSFSNILPNALFTYNFGKQRTLRFNYRTRMNAPSVSQLQEVPINTNPLNIQLGNSGLQPEYSHNLTLNFNRFDAATFRNLFVFISGSRTDNKIVNSTTFAPNGAQTTRPVNTNGYYTVNGSLVWGQPVKFGMQKTNLNLTTNFTYNKGQSFVNNQPNEAKNFLVGQGVRLSSNFSEKLDLNIAGNINLQSAKYSLQPQQNTTFLNQTATLDIFYQLPLRFTFSTDVYYNHYGGSSASYNQSYTLWNATLSRQLFKQNQGEIRFQAFDLLNQNQSIVRNVTDTYTEEVRSRVLNRYFMISFVYNIRRFNSGASVPNDPFQQRTRGQGNFQRGQGNGGFRRNE; this comes from the coding sequence ATGAACACTTCTCAAGTATCTCTGAAGCGATTTCTGATTGCTGTTCTATTCATTTTTCAATGTACATTATTCATTAACTCGGCTTTTGGCCAGTCGACGGGGATCATCAGCGGGGTTGTCGTCGATTCTGTCACACGCAAGCCGTTGATGGAGGCCTCCATATCGTTGATGCTGGCTAAGGATTCGTCGCTGGTTTCGTTTGGGATTACCGATGGCGATGGCAAGTTTGTGTTTTCCAAAATAGCCGAAGGCCAATATCGCGTACTGGTTACGTACGTAGGTTATCGGAGCCGCGTCAAACGGGTAGCCATCACGCCCAATGATCACACGGTTGATGCAGGTACAATTGACATTGTCGCGCAGTCGCAAACCCTGATGGAAGTATCCGTACAAGGGGAGAAGGCTCCCATTGCCGTGAAGGGCGATACACTGGAGTTCAACGCAGGGTCGTTCAAAACCCGGCCGAATGCGCAGGTGGAAGAATTGCTCAAGAAGCTTCCCGGTGTGGAAGTCGACCGCGATGGGGCCATCAAGGCGCAGGGGCAAACCGTAACCAAGGTATTAGTCGATGGAAAGCCGTTTTTCGGCAATGATCCCAAAATGGCTACCCGAAACCTACCTGCCGATATTATCGACAAGGTGCAACTGTTTGACCAGTCGTCCGAACAGTCGGCTTTTTCGGGGGTAGACGATGGCGACCGCGAAAAAACCATCAACATAACCACCAAACGCGATAAACGAAAAGGCACCTTTGGCCAGCAGTCGATTGCCGCCGGACCCAAACCGGGTGATGATGCCCGGTATTCAGCCCGATTGAGCTTGAACCAGTTTAACAATGGTCGCCAGATTTCGATGCTAGGTATGGCCAACAATATTAACCAGCAGGGCTTTACCGCGCAGGATTTAGGTCTGGGTAATAGTTTTGGTGGCGCTGGACAGGGCCAGGGTGGGGGTGGAGGTAGCAACGTGGTGCGGGGTGGCGCCGGGGGCGGCAGTTTTGGTGGTGGCGGTCAGGTTGGGAGCAGTGCCATTACCTCGTCGTGGGCGGGTGGCATTAACTACCGCGATGGCTGGGGTAAAAAAATAGACGTCGTTAGCAGCTATAACATCAGCAATACCAATACAATCACCGATCAAAGCAGCCACCGGGTCAACGTCATTCCCAGTGCAGGCAGCACGACCCCTACACGGTCGGATGCCGGGTTTATCCGAGATCAGACCAACGGCTCCGATAACACAAACACCAACAATCGGTTCAATCTTCGGTTCGACTACCGACTCGATTCCCTCACTACGATCCGCGTAATCCCAAGCTTGTCGTGGCTGAGTTCGTCCTACAGCAACCATAGCGAAGCCACCACCAGAACCAGCGAGGGCGTAATGGCCAATACCAGCCAAACTAATTATAACTCGACGGGTAATGGGTTTACGGGAAGTAACCAGTTATTGTTCATGCGGAAGTTTCGCAAAAAAGGAAGGACGTTTTCGGTAAACTGGAGCATATCGGCTAATAATCAGGATAATGAAGGATTCAATAAGTCGCTGAACCAGTATAATGGCGCGTTCAACGGCGCTTCGACGAGCCTGACAACGGGTATCATTACAAAAGATACGGTAACAGGCATAACAACCCAAAGGATTGATCAGCGGAACAACCAGCAGACTCGTTCTATGACTAACACGATCAATGTGAGTTATACCGAGCCGCTCTCACTTCGGCAAACGCTGGAGTTTCATTACAACCTGTCGGACAATCATAATACCTCGAACCGAGCCGTAAACGATTTCAATGGAAGTACCAGCCAGTATGACCTGCCGAATACGTTGTTGAGTAATAACTTTATCAATGATTATGTGACAAATCGGGGTGGGTTGACCTGGCAGACCAAACGCCTGAAATACACCTATGCGTTTGGGGTTGATGCGCAACAGGCCAGTCTGAATTCAGATAACCTCAGCAACCGGGATCGAAGTGTAAATAAGTCGTTTTCGAATATTCTGCCGAATGCTCTGTTTACTTACAACTTTGGGAAGCAACGTACCCTGCGATTCAATTACCGTACTCGCATGAACGCACCGTCTGTCAGTCAGTTACAGGAAGTTCCGATCAATACCAATCCATTGAATATTCAATTGGGTAACTCGGGTCTGCAACCGGAATATAGCCATAACCTTACGCTGAACTTCAATCGTTTCGATGCGGCAACGTTTCGAAATCTATTTGTATTCATCAGTGGGAGCCGGACGGATAATAAGATCGTTAACTCAACGACATTTGCACCTAATGGCGCTCAGACAACCCGGCCAGTTAATACCAATGGTTATTACACAGTCAATGGCTCATTGGTTTGGGGGCAGCCGGTTAAGTTTGGTATGCAGAAAACAAACCTCAACTTAACGACCAATTTTACCTATAACAAGGGCCAGAGCTTTGTGAACAACCAGCCCAACGAAGCTAAAAATTTTCTGGTTGGGCAAGGGGTACGGCTGAGTTCGAATTTTTCGGAAAAGCTGGATTTAAATATTGCAGGCAACATCAACCTGCAATCGGCAAAGTACTCGTTACAGCCCCAGCAAAATACAACGTTCCTGAACCAGACGGCCACGCTGGATATTTTCTACCAGTTGCCGCTTCGATTCACCTTCTCAACGGATGTGTATTACAACCATTATGGCGGTAGTTCGGCCAGCTACAACCAGTCGTATACGCTCTGGAACGCTACATTATCGCGGCAGTTGTTCAAGCAGAATCAGGGTGAGATACGGTTTCAGGCGTTTGATCTGCTCAATCAGAATCAGAGCATCGTTCGAAACGTAACCGATACCTACACTGAAGAAGTGCGGAGCCGCGTTCTGAATCGTTATTTCATGATTAGCTTCGTCTATAACATACGCCGATTCAATTCAGGGGCTTCGGTTCCAAACGACCCATTCCAGCAACGTACCCGTGGGCAGGGTAATTTCCAACGCGGTCAGGGAAATGGTGGCTTCCGTCGGAATGAATAG
- a CDS encoding GLPGLI family protein, which yields MKPGIVTLLVIGLTATAALAQTNAPTAGKITYEGMRQIDRSQMRMVINGQEVRPGSAGAPDAPEGLPETISFTQKLVFSGSMAKEERDRQQGPMMFRRQMGDGVPDGNGASAGGGERPNRPRGDMRMNFPFEQQTYLDLANKQRIDVLTVKKDSVTTIYRTDRPMPAATDWQTSDKTKKIAGYICHKATATHRKMPYTIWYTTDLPFTYSPVADLTPPQGVVLLIESDTESYKATGVMTESVAEASVQPPKEAKVVSAEEMEQIRRKGMADFRQRMMQNMPFQRND from the coding sequence ATGAAACCAGGTATTGTAACCCTATTAGTTATAGGTCTGACCGCAACCGCAGCGCTGGCGCAGACCAATGCCCCCACGGCGGGCAAGATTACATACGAAGGGATGCGTCAGATTGATCGTTCGCAAATGCGGATGGTTATCAACGGACAGGAGGTTCGTCCGGGTAGTGCCGGGGCTCCTGATGCACCGGAAGGGCTTCCCGAAACCATTTCGTTTACGCAGAAGCTGGTGTTTTCTGGTTCAATGGCCAAAGAGGAACGGGATCGGCAACAGGGACCAATGATGTTTCGTCGACAAATGGGCGATGGTGTTCCCGATGGAAACGGTGCATCCGCTGGTGGTGGCGAACGACCTAACCGTCCGCGTGGTGATATGCGGATGAATTTTCCATTTGAGCAACAGACGTACCTGGATCTGGCGAATAAGCAGCGCATTGATGTACTAACCGTTAAAAAAGATTCGGTTACGACCATCTACCGAACCGACCGCCCTATGCCAGCCGCAACCGACTGGCAAACCAGCGATAAAACGAAGAAAATCGCGGGGTATATTTGTCATAAAGCCACGGCCACGCATCGGAAAATGCCGTATACAATTTGGTACACCACCGATCTGCCGTTTACGTACTCACCCGTAGCCGACCTGACGCCCCCCCAGGGTGTGGTATTGCTGATCGAGTCCGATACAGAGTCGTACAAGGCGACTGGGGTGATGACAGAAAGCGTGGCCGAGGCATCGGTTCAGCCGCCTAAAGAGGCCAAAGTGGTTTCTGCTGAAGAGATGGAACAGATCCGTCGTAAGGGAATGGCTGATTTCCGGCAGCGGATGATGCAAAACATGCCATTTCAAAGGAATGACTAG
- a CDS encoding helical backbone metal receptor translates to MSPQRIISLVPSQTELLFDLGLDNAVVGVTKFCIHPADKVKNKTIVGGTKTLNSNKIRDLYPDLIIANKEENSREQIEELQQQYRVHVTDVITVSDALAMIREVGALVGKPQEATDLASQIGNRLCSFANPSPKRVAYLIWRNPYMVAADQTFIHFMLEVAGFSNAFSDRLRYPEITAYDLQGARPDLIFLSSEPYPFADKHIAELQAICPNARVVLVDGELFSWYGSRLLRSSDYFRNLRTELAASQT, encoded by the coding sequence ATGAGCCCGCAACGAATTATCTCTCTGGTACCTTCACAAACTGAACTACTCTTTGATCTTGGGCTCGACAATGCGGTAGTGGGTGTTACTAAATTCTGTATTCATCCGGCTGATAAAGTTAAGAACAAGACAATTGTTGGTGGTACTAAAACCCTGAATAGTAACAAAATTCGAGACTTATACCCTGACCTGATCATTGCCAACAAAGAGGAAAACAGCCGGGAGCAGATCGAAGAATTGCAGCAGCAATACCGGGTTCATGTAACGGATGTGATTACGGTATCGGATGCACTGGCGATGATTCGGGAAGTAGGTGCTCTAGTCGGTAAACCGCAGGAAGCAACCGATCTGGCCAGTCAGATTGGCAATAGGCTTTGCTCCTTCGCTAATCCATCGCCCAAACGGGTTGCTTATCTGATCTGGCGAAATCCGTACATGGTGGCCGCCGATCAAACGTTTATCCATTTCATGCTGGAAGTTGCCGGTTTTTCCAACGCATTTTCAGATAGGCTACGCTACCCCGAAATCACGGCCTATGATCTTCAGGGAGCCCGACCCGACCTGATCTTCTTATCCTCTGAGCCGTACCCATTTGCTGACAAGCATATTGCTGAACTGCAGGCTATTTGTCCAAACGCCCGAGTGGTGCTGGTTGATGGCGAACTGTTTTCCTGGTACGGAAGCCGCCTGTTGCGGTCATCCGACTATTTTAGGAACTTGCGTACCGAACTGGCTGCGTCTCAAACATAG
- a CDS encoding AraC family transcriptional regulator translates to MSTTHDTLSVASINLILFAVRQQGVDTEPLIQTVGIAPEQLRDPDGRVFIWQIQALWQEIVRVTGDPTIPLKLGELVNPVAAGVLAYVMMHSPTLGRALEKLCHYQDIACEGVATTGRLIGNQYILSLRITSTDIRYPDYTYNSELSVYLSAMRALTGVAITAKEIQFAYPRPIDIREHERVFTPAKLTFDAPQTAMILDASLLDLPILNASPTLSALFEKHANDLLDKLKTPSISSRVKTELVTIMKGEEPTLATVADRLAIGIRTLQLRLKEAGTSYQQLLDETRKELAVRHLREPNLSTTDISYLLGFAEPSVFFRSFKKWTGQTPGAFRMAS, encoded by the coding sequence ATGTCCACTACTCACGACACGCTTTCCGTTGCATCTATCAATCTGATTTTGTTTGCCGTTCGACAACAGGGGGTTGATACGGAGCCACTCATTCAAACGGTCGGCATTGCACCTGAGCAACTCCGTGACCCCGACGGACGCGTATTTATCTGGCAGATACAGGCTTTATGGCAGGAGATTGTTCGTGTTACCGGCGACCCCACGATTCCATTGAAACTGGGCGAATTAGTTAATCCTGTTGCCGCTGGTGTACTGGCTTATGTGATGATGCACAGTCCTACATTGGGCCGGGCACTGGAGAAACTCTGTCACTATCAGGATATTGCCTGCGAAGGGGTTGCTACAACCGGGCGACTAATTGGCAATCAATACATCCTGTCATTACGCATTACCAGCACCGATATTCGCTACCCGGATTATACCTACAATTCCGAACTATCGGTTTACCTGTCTGCTATGCGGGCGTTGACAGGGGTAGCCATTACCGCCAAGGAAATTCAATTTGCCTATCCGCGTCCCATCGACATTCGGGAGCATGAGCGGGTATTTACTCCCGCGAAACTCACCTTCGACGCTCCACAAACAGCCATGATTCTCGATGCCTCTCTACTCGATCTGCCCATTTTAAACGCCAGCCCAACCCTGTCGGCGCTATTTGAGAAGCATGCCAATGATCTACTCGACAAGCTTAAAACGCCATCCATCAGCAGCCGGGTCAAAACGGAACTTGTTACGATCATGAAAGGCGAAGAGCCTACCCTGGCTACCGTGGCCGACCGACTGGCGATCGGCATTCGCACCCTACAATTACGTCTGAAAGAGGCAGGTACCTCCTACCAGCAATTACTCGATGAAACCCGAAAAGAACTAGCTGTCCGGCACCTGCGTGAACCCAATCTTAGCACCACCGATATTTCCTATCTGCTTGGTTTTGCAGAACCCAGCGTCTTTTTCCGCTCATTCAAAAAGTGGACAGGCCAAACACCGGGCGCTTTTCGAATGGCGTCGTAA
- a CDS encoding DUF4260 domain-containing protein, with product MKTLLKSEELIQFLGAIYLFSRLNFAWWWFPALILVPDISMIGYLVNPAIGAVLYNIVHHKGLGIAIGLLGLMLGSQNLILAGIILFAHSSMDRTMGYGLKYVDSFKHTSLGNL from the coding sequence ATGAAGACCTTACTCAAATCCGAAGAGTTAATTCAATTCCTGGGTGCTATTTATCTGTTTTCCCGACTGAATTTTGCCTGGTGGTGGTTTCCCGCCCTGATTTTAGTGCCAGACATCAGCATGATTGGTTATCTGGTCAATCCGGCCATTGGGGCTGTTTTATACAATATCGTGCACCACAAAGGATTGGGGATTGCGATTGGGCTACTGGGGCTGATGCTGGGCAGTCAGAATCTGATACTGGCCGGGATTATTTTGTTTGCCCATTCAAGCATGGACCGAACGATGGGTTACGGCCTGAAATACGTCGATAGTTTCAAACATACCAGTCTGGGGAACCTGTAA